aattattaTGTCTTCGTGCGAGCTGGAACCCAGCCCTGTTCCCTGTGAGCGTGATAACCAGGGACGTGGCGTCTAACGTTTCTGAGCTCCGAGCCAGGGCCGGCCGTGACAATAAGAGCATTGTTCCCAGTGTGGGGCATTGTCACTGGGGGACGGAGCCCCAGACACGCGGACTGGCATGCACGGGAAAGAGGGATGATGAAGCTGGCTCAGGGCATCCCCAGAAAGAGGAGAGCCTGGGCCTGGGCTGAGGGccgaggagggggagggggactgGCCTGTGCTGACAGTGCTACCTCATAGCTCGGTGAGTGACAGCGCttcctggggctgagggagggctCTGTGGGAGGTTCTGGGGTGCCCTTAGGTGTGGGGGCACAggggttttcatttttaatggaatTATGAGGCTGGAGCCAACTCTGACCCCTGGCCTGAGAGCAGGCTAGTGACCCAGGAATCCATGAGCTGCTTTTGGAGGTCCCCCTCTTGGGACGAGAGCTGAAACCACACCAGGTCCCAGGGGACCAAGCCCCACCATCTTCTAGGGAGCCAGGTCCCTGCTGCAGAGTCCCTGCCCCTCCACCAGTCCCCAGGTGATCAGAACCACCCCTCCTCCAGGACCTGTCAGGGACAGGGGCACCCCACCTGGGGGCCCACCAGTCAGCTCAGCACCGTTGAATTCCAACCAGCCCAACCGAGAGCTTGTCACTCCCGCTCAGACGAACATTCTAGGAGCCATGGAAAGAACAGGACTGAGCCCCGTGCAGGCTGTCCTGGCCCTGACTGCGCATATCCTGCTTCAGGTCAGGCAGGCaggaggtggggagcaggggagccTGACTCTGTCCCTGCTGCCCCACCCCTCACCAAGCCCTGGGCATTGTGCCTCTCCCCCTTTTTGCAGCTTCAAACACACCTCCTCACCCAGGGACAGGCACCTTCTCTGGCCCGTGCCCTTGATGAGATGGTGGCCAGCAGCAGACACACTCCTCAGAACACAGCCTCTCTGTGCTGGTACCTGGCCCTtaagggaggaaactgaggccagatcCAGGGCTCAGTGAGACTATCCAGCTCCTGGCTCCTGCCTGGACCCCAGGCTCTCCTTCCCAGGACCTCAGCACTGATGGCATCTCCTGGAAGCACCAGACTTTGTGCAGCCCATTCGGCCCCTACAGCCCCATGTCCACTCCCTTCTCGTCTCTTGCTGAATCCCCCATTGCTATTCCTGTGGGCCTGGGTACTGGGGCTGCCTGGCCCGGGCTGCCACCACCCAAGTACTACCACGTATGCCCACAACCTGGGGCACCAGGGGAGCTGACGGCCTGAGAGTCCGGCACGTCCCTTCTGAGGGTCTAGGCCATCAGCCTTCTCTACCCCAGGGCCTGGTGTTCCCGGGGTGGCTGGGCTCCCTACAGAGAAGGGAGCCACTCCTGGGCCTCCAGAGGGGGTCAGAACAACATGGAGGGTGGTGTCAGGATGAGGTCACCCTAGTGGAGGGTCCTGGCTTAGTGTGTTGGACCCTGGGCTTCCTCTCAGTAGTATCATTTCCACCAGTAGCCCCCCAATTCTCTTGTCAGGTCCCTGGAGGATGAAGCTAAGCTCTAAGCACCCGTAAATACCCCTCACATGGACGTTCGCAAGCCTTATGATATTCTAACTGTCCACAGTTGTACCTCACCTATTTACAAGTTCCCTGTGCTGGCAGGGAGCCTGGGATCTGCTGTCCTGGAGCCAGAGAAGCCTCCCCCCAGCacaaatgctgggaaagagcaGGGGTAGGGGGAGCATAGGGGTTTCAGGGTGGACACAGGGCTTGAAGGTGCCCCTGAGGCCCCCGACTCAGCTGTTGGCCGTGGGGCCTCAGGATCCAGCTTCGTGCTGAAAGGACCCTGTGGAGGCCCAGCCTGCTCCTGTCTGCTTGCCTCCCCCAGGACTGGCACCCCTCCCAGGCAGCCCCCTCTGCCCGAAGGCCCTGGTGAGAGGATCCCATGCCGGTCTTCAGACCTCAGGGCACAGTCGGGGGGCAGGAGGGGCGCTGAGCCAGGACCTCTGGCCGCAGGCGACTCTGAAGTGctcaagagctggacacacctaGTCCATGCATGGGGCAGGCGCTGCACACAGTGGACACCACTGCTCACAGCTCTGTGCCCACAGCCACAGCAGGATGGGGGTCTGTATGCAGAGCCCGCTGGCTGCCAGATGTGCAATGCCCCTTGCCCTTTCCCGGCCCTGTCACTTGTACCCTGAGGTGTCCTTCATAGCGCACGGCAGGGTTCCATCTGAATTCACACCTCTGCCCAAGGCCCTGTCTCCTCCTCAGCAGCCACGTCTACCCCTGGGGGACAAAGAAGTGTGGCCATTTCCTGCAGGACCCCAGGCACATGGAGCCTGCCTGGAACTTGGTGGGTCTGTGGGGTGAATGAGTGGGTTTGGGGGCCTGCCGCTGACCAGTCCTGCCTGGGAGAAGTGCTGTCAGGGGGCAGGGCTGCACTGAACTCCTCAAGGGTGACCCCCACCTGAGGGGTGAACCACACCTGAGCCGAAGCCCCCACGGAGTAGGGCAGCCAGGGCAGCCCTGGGCAGTTTGGGCACATCTGCACACCCGGTCCAGCTCCTTGGCAGGTCTGGTAGAAGTCTTGGCTGCACATGGTCCCTCTGTTGGAACTGGCTGTGAATTTGGGGTCCTATGTTCCAGGTGGGGTAGCCCCTGGGAAGGACATAGTCACACACATCATCCTGAGTCCCTTCTAGGGGCTGACACCGTCTGCTTAGTGTCTTGCCCAAGTGCATCCTCAGTCCGGCCTGCAGAGGGCGTCCCTGCTCTGGCAGGACCCAGGTACCAGGGGTGTCTCCTCCTCTGGCTCACATCATGTGGAGGGGCAGGCTGTTGTCCTGGTGGACACGCACAGTGGCCATCACGGCCTCCACACCATCCACAATGAGGCCTTGGGTTTGGCCAAGGGGTGAAGGGAGCTAACACACCAGGTTTCCCAAAACACCTGCTCCACAATGGCCCCATTCTCTCTGGATTCCTGATTCTTAATCAGAGTCTGGTGTCACAGGAGCCCTGGTGACAGAGACGCCTCCACAATGTCTCAGGAGGTGGGAGTGCCATGCGGTGGCTGATGGGGGTTATCTGATAGGCAGCATTGCTCCTGTCTGGTTTCCGCCACATCACGTGGTTTGTGGGTATCCCACAGTCACTGGTGGGATCTTTCATGGAACCCATTCCCAAGCTCCCAGCAGAAACCGAGGCTGCTGTCCAGAGTGGGAGCTGAGCTTTGAGGGGTGGCAGATTGAACATCATGGTAGGGACCACTATAGAGGATGGGGTGGCCCTGAGCATTGTCAATCCTCAGGACACATAGGGGTCTGGACTTCAAAGTCATATCATTGGCCTCTGAGGCATGAGTGGTCACCTCTCACAGGGCCAGGAGAGAGGCCTTTGGCGGGGTGATGGTGAAATTGACAGCATATGGTCCCCATCGGAGATACTGGTGGGTCGCTCTACTCAGGGCCAGGGTCATGTTCTGGCACAAGTGGCTCTGCTGTCTATGTCTTCCTTGCCTGCCTGCAGCATTTCATCTCATCTTGCATCTAAATGTTGCTTCACAGAAAGATTTTGGACCAAGATCTTGGACCAGGACCAAGGGGATGAGAAGCAGTCAGAAGAGGCCTCTGCAAGATGTGGGGAGTAGGAGCCCATATCTCAGAAATGGGAAACTGGCTCAGATTCATTTCTTGGCCTCCTGGCAGGCAAGGTCTAAGGAGCCCAAAGCCAgagggctcctcctcctcctccaggacttAGCCTACCTCATTCCCAAACCCTGGTCTTCTGTATAGACAAAGCAGGGGCCAAGCTCTATTTCTCTTCCCTCATTAGCAGCAGCCTAGCCTACCGGACACTTCCCTGGACCTCTCACTCTGCTTAAGCCAGATTAGAAGCCAGATCAGTTTCAAAGCTTCTGATATAAACTCTGTCAGGGACTTGAGTTACTTTCCCTTTCCACGTCCGAAACAGCACATCAAACTCAGTGCTGAAGATGACCTAGAGGTCAGAAACCTACAGTCATCACCATTATATCCACCATCATCACCAGCATCATCAtcaacatcaccaccatcaccatcatcgtcaccatcatcactaccatcgtctccattgttgttgtttcttagttgctaagtggtgcccaaatctttgtgacccaatggactgcagaacaccaggttcctctgccctccactatctcccagtttgctcagattcatgtccactgagttggtgacgctatctaatcatctcatcctctgtcatccccttcttctcctgctctcaatctttcccagaatcagggtctttttcaatgagtcagctcctcacattgggtggtcaaagtattggagtttcagctttatcaccatcaccatcagcagcagcatcaccatcatcatcatgatAATCGCCATCATGATTTGAGCCCCAGCCTCACCCAGCAGCAGTGAGACTAGGGGAGGTGTGTAAGCAGGGTTTTGTCAGCACGGCTTCATCACCCCACCTCCATATCTGTGGGACCATGCAGAGGTCTGACTCTCCACCCCACTCAGCGTGAACAAGATGAAAGTTGGCAGGGGTGGGCTAATTGACACTCTGCCTCCCCCCTCCACTGGCATCACTGTGGCCGTGCAGAGAGCTGAGCATTTACCCACCTCCCACTAAGGAGCAGTGAGAGGTGTTAGTCAGAGCCCACTTTCTCTAGGAAGGGCTAGTGGGGCTGAGAGGGAAGCTGAACCTCCACCCCACCTGTCCGCAAGAAGGGTGCATGTGACCCATTGATGGGGAGATATCCATgggccccacccacccacccactcagccCTCACACTTCACCTCCACAGGAGTGATTGCATGCTACAAAAAGATTAAATAGGATCCAGAGGCTCATTAAAATGTTCAGGGTAAAACAGAAAATCACTCATCATACTAAGAACCAGGAAAATCATAACGtgaatgagaaaagacaatcaGCAGATGTGATTGTCGGAGCAGATGGAGACGGAGCAGATGTTGGAGTTATCTGGGTAAAGGTTTTAAAGCCTCCATCATAAAAACATTTCAGCAGGCAATGACGAATTCCCTTGAGACAAATACAAAACTGGAAACTCTCAGTAAAGAATTAGAAGTTATAAGATGAGAACCAAGCAGAAATTATCAAACTGTAAAACACAACTCAAATAAAAAATGTGTCGGAAAGACTCAAAAATAGTGCGATAGCAGAGGATAGAATCAGAAACTTTCAGGATGGGTGAAGAGAATTTATTCAATCTGAAAACACAGAATGTAAACTTGAAAATAATGAAGGAAGGGGCctatggagagaaaagaaaaaaattgagaccCAGAAGGAGAGAAAATAGGACCacaaaaatattagaagaaataatAGCACAAATTTTCCCAAGTTTGACAAAAGACATGGCTGCAGGTTCAAGAAGCTGGATAAATCCCCCAAATGATAaatccataaagaaggctgagcactgaagaatcgatgcttttgaactgtggtgctggagaagactcttgagagtcccttggacagcaaggagatcaaatcagtcaatcctacaggaaatcaaccctgaatatttattggaaggactgatgctgaagttccaatactttggctacctgattcaaagagctggcttattggaaaagaccctgatgctgaaaaagattaagggcaggaggagaagggggtgacagaggatgagatagttagatagcatcaccgactcaatggacatgagtttgagcaaacttcaggagatggtgaaggacaaggaagactggcatgctatagtccatgggctcacaaagagtcagacaggacttaatgactgaacaacaacaggataaatccaaagaAATCCACGTCAAAACACACCGAAGCTAAACTCCTGAAGACTAAAGATAATGTAAACACTCTTGAAAGTAGCCAGAGAAAAATTACCTGAAGGGAAACACCAATCAAATAATAAGATTTCTGATCTCAAACCCACAGAGGTGATGGAGAATGAACCAGCACCATATTTTTCAAGTGCTAAAAGAAAATGGCTGtgaattctatatccagtgaaaatatccttTAGGGGTGATGGGGAAGTAAAGACACTCTCAAATGTTGGCAAACTAAGAGAATTTGTTGCTAGCAAACCTACCCTAAAAGAACTGCTAAGGGAAGTTCCTACAAAGAATGGCTTGGAACTCCAGAAAGGGCAAAAGAACATGGGATTGAGTGAAAATAGCAGTAATCATATTAGACTATTCTCTTGAATTTCTGAAATCATTTTATGGTTGAAGAAAAAACAATTCTATTTAAAAGTTGGGTGGGTAAGGAGACCTAAATACACTTTACTCCAAGAGGAGTAAAATATAATACCAGGAGGGGGGTGGTGTTTACTCAGAGCAACCActaaaaaatcaatacacagccataaataaatatggAATAAATAGAGATGGAACCCCCCAAAAACGTTCAAGTAACTTGCAAGAAGGGGTTACTGAAGCAGGATCATTTGCCCAATTCACAGCAAGTCAAATGCAGAGATGCTGAAGTTTGCAACCGAGAAAGGGTTTATTCACAAGGCAGCCAAGTGAGGAGATGGGAGAACCAGTCTCAGattcctcccccgcccctccccacaaAGGCCAGGGGCTTGAGATATTTGCGGGATAAAGAAGTGGGGTGGTCTTAAGTGTGAGGAAAGGTGCCTGGAAAGGTTGTAACCAGAGCTCTGTGCAGGTGTATCTGAGTTACCTGCTTCCTCATGGGATGCATATTCAAAAATATCAGAGCTTAGCAGGATATGAGGGGGAGGTATTGCCCCTCTGATGTCAAAAAGTTCTTTGTAGGACACCTACTCAGGCCTAGTTTTAGGGTCAGTGGTCCCAACAAGTCTTAGCTGGCTCAACCTTGAATTAGACACAGCTGACTCAAAGCTCCTGGCAAACAAGTAAAGCAAATATCTTATAGTTTGGGCTACCTGAAGCTTGGAGGGCATGCAGTTTGCAATATAATAATTAAGTGAAGGCAGGCTGCAAGCAGAGGGGTTTTTAACAAGCTCTAAGACAAGCTCAATAATTTCTGCCAGTCATGTTTCTTTTAACCCTATGGGACACAGCTTcaaaggtaagaaaaaaataaagaggaaacaaaacGATGAAACAGCAGACTTAAGATGGACCTTAAATGAAAACCCCCTACATGTAACATCTACATATaccaattattattttaaaaaaatagatattggtggatttttaaaagtgggattccctggtgactcagatgataaagaatctgccttcaatgcaggagacctgggttccatccccgggtcgggaagatcccctgaagaagggaatggctacccattccagtattcttgcctggagaattccatggacagaggagcctggtgggctaaagtctatggggtcacaaagagtcagacacaatccAACTATGTGCTATCTTCCGATACACTGTATGCACATTTCAAATATGACCTAGGTAATCTGAAGGTAAACGGATGGGAAAAGATATACCAGGCAAACAttaaatacacaaacacacacaatttaGGTAAATGGGTTTATTTCATTCAAGCAGAATTTCTTTAGTAAAATTTCCTAAAGGAAAGATTTCCTCTCCCCCTCTACTAcctctcatttcttccttccccacCAACACATGGTGTCTGCCCTTCATTCTTTTTCCCATGTGCTTATAACCCCAGAAAACACATATTTACTTATGCCTGTACATACTAACCTGCTCAGGTATACATGCTAAAGTGTTATGGCTTTCTTTATCAAAAAAGGGGGAATTCACTTTATAAAGATATCTCTATTATTTTCTACTTCTCTCCCAATAACATTTTGAGAGGGTTCCACACCATCAATGTGGAAACAATTCCTTCTATGCATAATTTATTCAAATTAGATTTTATTGATGGCCATTAACTCTGTCTCTAGTATTTACCCCCAAACAATGCTATAAACACCTTTGAAAGTAAACAGAACCATCACAATAATCAACCAGTGATTCTTAAACTGCCACTAGGAGGAGGACCTTCACAGAACTGTAAACCGATGGCAATTTCTGCTCCTTCCTGAATCCTTCCACCCAGGCAAGGGTTTCCACCTCACTCAGCTGCCTGTCCCGGGTTTAGGCAGACTGTAAACCCTGTGGTGCTATCTCAGAGGAGGATTTCGTGACCTCAGAACAGCACAGCATTCCTGCTTGTTTCCCCTCTCAGCCCCGACAGACATAAGACACATGTTTAAAATGCAGGTTCCAGGTTCTGGGCAGGAGCCCTGGGCCCTTGCTTTGGGCACAAACTCTACGTAAGGACACTCAACTCATAACCCAGGGCTTTCTCAGGAGAAAGGGGGCCAGGAGATGGAACTACTGAAAAGAGATTCCCTACCAGGGTCAGAAATTTTTCTGGTGCCCCGAGAATGAACCAAGCCTGACATGGCCAAACACTGCACCATCTTGTCTTTTATTGAACATCCTGAGGATGCCACACAGTGAACTCACATCCCACCTATAGTGCTGCCCTGGACTCAGGGCCCCTCAGAAGCATCTTCTCTGAACCACAGTTGTCCCAAACTCCTTGAAGTCTGCAGAGGTGACCCACATCTGCTTGAAGCTGCTTAGGGAAGTGACGATGGAGGCACCAATCCATGTGGAGAACCAGCGGTCGGGTGGTGCCGTGATCTTGATGGGGGTCCCCTTGGTGGCCAGCTTTTCCAGCTCCCTTAGAAGCCGGTCATCCAGCCCCTGGAAGAGCGTGGTGCCACCGGACAGCACAATCTCCCCATAGAGGGTCTTCTGGATGTCAGCGTCACATTTGGTGATGCTGCAGGAGACCATCTTGGACAGGCCCGGGTTCTGGACGCCCAGCTGCTCAGGCGAGAACAGGGCCTCGGGCGCCTGGTACAGCTGGTCCCCGATGGGAACGATGTTGCCATCAGGCAGCTTGTACTCACGGAGGACCTCCTCCGGCCTCCGGCCCAGCTCTTTCTCCGGCTCCAGGGCCACATAACACAGCTTCTCCTTGATGTCGTCCACCAGGGCTTTGTCCAGCACACACGGGAAGGTCCTCCCGCTGGCCAGCAGCAGCCGGGTGAGGTGCTCTGTGATGTCCCTCCCTGCCACATAGAGCTTGGTGACAGCATGGGGCAGGGAGTAGCCCTCGAAGATAGGGACAGTGCAGGTAACCCCGTCCCCGCTGTCCACCACCAGGCCTGTGACGCAGGCCGAGGCGTAGAGGGCCAGCACAGCCTGGTCCGACAGGTAGAAGGCAGGCACATCGAAGCTCTCAAACATCAACTCGGCCATCTTCTCCCGGGTCTCCCTGGGGTTCAGTGAGGGCTCTGTCATGAGCACCGGCTGGTCATTGGCCTTGACTCCCAGCTCCCACTCAAAGAGGTGCTTCCAGAGCTTCTCCATGTCTTCCCAGCCTGTGATCAGGCCACGCTCAATGGGGTAGTGCAGGTGAAGGATCTCGTGCCTGTGCAGGGCCTCTTCCCCTACAAAGTACTTCTTCTGGTTGGCCCCCGTCAAAGGCGTCTTAAACTTGGGGTGTCCCACGACAGAGCTGACGACGTGGCGGGGGCCAATCTCTCCAGACAGTCCTGCCTTACAAAGCCCGGATCCATTGTCAAAAATCACTGCTGGGCGGTCTAATACGTGCGGGTCAAACATGCCTGCAGCATCCTCATCTGCGCTCCCCCCAAATAAGCTGGAAGCCCCTCAGGCCACTTTGTGACATACGAGGCTCCTCTGGAAGTTTCGAGGCACAGGATTCCACGGTCTTGGGGTGTCTCCCAGGCAGGGCTAGCAGAAGGCCGGTCCCCGAGAACTCTCCATCCCCACCTCGCAGAGCTACTCTCCTCTCAGGAAGCCTGGCTGCTGAGGCCTTTTCAGGGATGACGGCCCACATGTAACAATCCAGCCAAGGTAACGATTGTCTTCAGCCAACATCAGAGGGCCTTTCGGGGTGGGGGCCCAGAGTCTCTGCACACACCTTCCCTGCCTCAACTGGTGAGACTCCAGACAGGAAGGCTAGCCATTCTTGCAGGTCTACGACTCGCTGGCCTTAGAGCCAGTGGAGCAGCCCAGCCAGGGCCAGCCCATAAAACTGGTGTCTCTGGCCCTCTGTCTGGAGGGAGCTGCTGTCTGGAGGGTGACAGACACACTTCTCTTTGATAAAGGGGATGACCAAGCACCTGGCACAGGTCCAGGTGGGAGGGGCAATGCCCAAGACTCTAATACCGCAGGCACTCAGTATGTACTTTTGGAATTCAGACTCTTCCAGGAAGCTTttggagatttcttttttctttgcccCATGAGCCCTGACCCTGTCTCACAGGGTAGCTGGCTAGGCAGAGGCCTCTGGGCCTAATAGCTCTCTCTCCAGGCACATGTGGCCATGCTCTAGTTTGATGTCAGGGCCCCTCCTTGCCCTCTGCAGCCCCAGAAGCACTGTCACAAACAATATCCAGTGGTCGAGATGTTGGGAATCCATTGAGCTGTGAAGACAGAGGTCTGAGGTTTCATGGCCAGGCAGCCCTGATCAAAGCCTGAGACATCTCTGTTAGTGAGTGGTCTGTGACACAGTTGGCCAAGCCCACTGAAGCATGGTCAGAAGTGACCAGGTCATCAAGGCTGGCAAGGCTGCAGGTTTAGCCAAGCCCATGAGCGGCTGGATGGGGGCCACCTGCTCCTATAGCCCCACGCTCACACCCTGGGCTGGTTCCAGCTGGGAGAACAATCTGGAATGGAGCACAGACCTGGAAACCAGGGTTGAATttttcttgatgagggtggagCCAGTCTTAGTGAACAGGATGCTGACTTGACATTCTGTCACTTCCACAATcaccacccctctcccctccGCAAGCTCCTTCCCCTTTCAGAATGCTCTCCCAGGGGACCACCGCCCTTCCAGACCCCACATCCATGGGTGGCCCTCTCTATGTGTCTTGCTGACCCTTCTAAgtgaagcaaaagtgaaagtcactcagtcgtgtccaactctttgtgaccccatggactatacagtctgtggaattctccaggccagaatacaggagtgggtagcctttcccttctccaggggatcttcccaacccaggaatcaaacccaagtcccccacattgcaggtggattctttaccagctgagccataaggaaaGCACCCCTCCTGCCACCGCCACCAGCAAAAAGGGAAATAGGTGCTAGACATGCAGTGTTGATGTACAGTGTGGGTGTGTGCTGTAGATGCATTGTGTAGACCAGCTTTGTGGGCGCCCCAGTGCTGAGCCTGGGAGGAATCAATAGAGACTTAGTGTCACTGAGATTCTCCCCTGAGGACAGAATTACACACACGCGGGGTTGATGGTGGGTGatgccccgcccccagccacaCAGCCCAGAACAGTGGGGACCTCAAAGATGTAGGCTCTGATGTTGAGGGAGCCTGTGTGCATGGAGGCTGCTGGGCTGAGAATGGTCAGAGAATGCAGTGTCTTGGGGATTCCAACCTGCTTGAGTCACAAGGCCCTGTGCACTCGGGTTCTCAGGCTTTGCTAGAACTTTCCCATTGTTGCCAAACACTCCATGCTGAATCAGGAATGTGACCTCAAAATTTCTAGATTTTGTCTCTAAAAGTGGCCCACATGGGTGGTGATATAAGCATGATGTGTGCAGAGGTCAAATGCCAAGACTAAGCTGTGTCCTGGGGGCCCAGGGCTGGCTGAGATGTGGGCATTTGTGGGGGAACAGAGCCGGGGCGGGGGGTACAAATGCTCATGAGAGCTTGGACTGAACAGCTGGGTGGTGGTGTTCTGAGGATGCATGACAAGCATGATGCATAGCGATGCCCAGGCCAGCGCCCCATCCTGGTTCAGATCCACAGACACACACCGCACTGCCCACACCATCTCCAAAGGCCCAGTGTGCACGATGATGGCCTGCCTGGCAGGTCCAGGCCCTCCCACCAGTGCCAGGCAGGTGGCACTGGTGCCAGACCTGTAGTGGGCAGTGCTACATCCCTCCATCACCCCTGCCCATCCCGGACAAACTCAGACCCTCAAGGAGAGAGCTGTGAAGGCTGGGTCGGCCGTTGAAGCCGTGTCTCCAAGCGAAGCTGTCTAAGGAGATCCAGGACC
The sequence above is a segment of the Ovis aries strain OAR_USU_Benz2616 breed Rambouillet chromosome 12, ARS-UI_Ramb_v3.0, whole genome shotgun sequence genome. Coding sequences within it:
- the ACTRT2 gene encoding actin-related protein T2 yields the protein MFDPHVLDRPAVIFDNGSGLCKAGLSGEIGPRHVVSSVVGHPKFKTPLTGANQKKYFVGEEALHRHEILHLHYPIERGLITGWEDMEKLWKHLFEWELGVKANDQPVLMTEPSLNPRETREKMAELMFESFDVPAFYLSDQAVLALYASACVTGLVVDSGDGVTCTVPIFEGYSLPHAVTKLYVAGRDITEHLTRLLLASGRTFPCVLDKALVDDIKEKLCYVALEPEKELGRRPEEVLREYKLPDGNIVPIGDQLYQAPEALFSPEQLGVQNPGLSKMVSCSITKCDADIQKTLYGEIVLSGGTTLFQGLDDRLLRELEKLATKGTPIKITAPPDRWFSTWIGASIVTSLSSFKQMWVTSADFKEFGTTVVQRRCF